Proteins encoded in a region of the Terriglobales bacterium genome:
- a CDS encoding YdeI/OmpD-associated family protein — protein MEKKFRGKLQEMGPGGHWTALRVPFNVEKVWGSRARVSVRGNINGFAFRNSVFPDGKGVHYMMVNKALQAGAGAKPGESVAVAMAPDTAPRKVAVPAVLKRALARNVRARENFAALAWSHRKAYVDFIQGAKQAETRERRAAKSVAMIAAGKKIM, from the coding sequence ATGGAGAAGAAGTTCCGGGGCAAGCTGCAGGAGATGGGCCCGGGCGGACATTGGACGGCCCTGCGCGTCCCTTTCAACGTGGAAAAAGTGTGGGGCAGCCGGGCGCGGGTGTCGGTGCGCGGGAACATCAACGGCTTCGCCTTCCGCAACTCCGTCTTTCCTGACGGCAAGGGCGTCCACTACATGATGGTGAACAAGGCGCTGCAGGCGGGAGCCGGGGCGAAGCCGGGCGAGTCAGTGGCGGTGGCCATGGCCCCGGACACGGCGCCGCGCAAGGTGGCGGTGCCGGCCGTCCTGAAGCGCGCGCTGGCCAGGAATGTCCGCGCGCGGGAGAACTTCGCCGCACTCGCATGGTCGCACCGCAAGGCCTACGTGGATTTCATCCAGGGGGCGAAGCAGGCGGAGACGCGAGAGCGGCGTGCGGCCAAGTCGGTGGCCATGATCGCGGCGGGGAAGAAGATCATGTAG